The Clostridium sp. DL-VIII DNA window AATAAATTAAGTTCATTAACATTAGGAGTATATAGTTATACTAATTTTATAGAAAACATTAAAGATATTGAAAGTGTTATTAAAAATATGCCTTTTTGGGAAGCAAATTATAATAATGATCCATGGAACTTACCAGATAATTTTTTTGTCAGCAGAGTAGGCCATCAGTATACTGATTCAGGCAATGTAAATGGAATAAGCGGAAAATGCGATATGGATTCATTTACAGACGGGGTATTATTAGATAATGCAGTAAAGCCAGGCGGATGGATTTTGCAAAATAGTAAGTGGTGGTACAAGCATAATGATGGAAGCTATACAAAAAATGGATGGGAAAAAATAAATGGTAAGTGGTATTTGTTTGATAGTCAAGGATGGATGCTATATGATTGGAAAAATCCAAATGGAAACTGGTATTATTTAGGACGATCAGATGATGGCGCTATGAAATCAGGTTGGGTGCTGCAAAATAATAAATGGTACTATCTTGGTGATTCCAATGATGGTGCTATGAAAATTGGATGGCAGAAAATAGATAATAAATGGTATTATTTTAATTCAAGTGGACAAATGCAAACTGGCTGGATAAGTTATAAAGGAAAAGATTATTGTATGTATTCAGATGGTAGTATGATAAGTAACTGTGACTTGTATGGTTATCACTTTGATGAAAATGGTGTAGCGACAAAATAAATTAGCATTTAAAGATATTTAATTTAAATGCATATATTTTTATTTTGCAAAAACAGAGAAAGAATGACTTGGTTATGGAAATAAGTCATTCTTTCTTACGTTTATAAATTGTATTATGCAGGTAAGTATAGTATTTTTACTTTAAAAATTGAATAACTAAAAGTTGTGTGTGGAAGAATACCTTTATTGGAGAAAAAATATAGGAGATGATGAGATGGAACAACAATATTTAGCGCCGAATGAAACAATGCAAATACATGAAATGCTTAATTTAAAAACAATTTGTATGACTACATCTAAGATGATGGAGGGAGTAGTGTTTGATCAAGAACTGAAATCCTTGCTGGAAAAAGATGTACAACAATCTATTGGAGCTATAAGTGATTTGCAAAGTTTATTAAAGAGAGCTCCTAAGATAAGATGAAGATTTAATATATAGTTATATATCTGATATTATATAAAAAATATTTTAATTTACTAATAAGGAGGGATGATAAATGATAAATGACTATTTAGAAATAAGGAATGCAGAAGGAATGCCTAAACTTG harbors:
- a CDS encoding GH25 family lysozyme gives rise to the protein MVYVKGTDISNNNGSIDFNKVASDGVKYIYMKATEGATFKDSIMETFYTESKKNSLKVGAYHFLTGTSTPEDQAENFYEKINGHDWDLIPMLDVETNFNGVSSYVERFISEFNKLSSLTLGVYSYTNFIENIKDIESVIKNMPFWEANYNNDPWNLPDNFFVSRVGHQYTDSGNVNGISGKCDMDSFTDGVLLDNAVKPGGWILQNSKWWYKHNDGSYTKNGWEKINGKWYLFDSQGWMLYDWKNPNGNWYYLGRSDDGAMKSGWVLQNNKWYYLGDSNDGAMKIGWQKIDNKWYYFNSSGQMQTGWISYKGKDYCMYSDGSMISNCDLYGYHFDENGVATK